tttccaattgttgtgcccccaaagaaataaaaatttgaaatagcAGACATCATCAGAAGAGGTGCATTGATCATACAACTCAAATGTCGCTcccaaaaaatattaaaataattttgtaaaccAATATTTTTGAAGAAGCGTTCTATCATAACACCAAGACAATTCAAGGTAACCCAAACAAAAATATCCATCCTCATAAAACCATGccatacaaaaataaataagaaacaGATAATATTTGAAACATATGGTGATGATGTGAAGTTCTTTACAGGAATATAAATAtacctaaaaatattaataagaattatatggttaagaaataataataaataaacacttTAATAAGAATTGATACAATCcattatcaaaatatttccacATATCTGAATACAAATGTATTCGTCCAATACATTTAGGAATATTTGGTGTTGGTATACCATCAAATTGAGCAAAAGTAGTACTCAAACCATATAAAACAAcgtattttaaatgaaaaaattgacCCATACTATATCCAAAACCATATAAAGTAACAGAATCAAACGTTTTTactaactaaaaattaaaagaaatgattaaaattttaattaaaaactttttatattaccTCGGGGaagaatggaaaaaaatttacataaatataatgTAAAGAAATATCAGTAAAAATCcaccaaaaaataaatcgaattaaatttttcataaataataataaacgtaATTTTAAAGGATCGTTATTAAACTCACGacactttttaaaatctttatattGAATGAAGGGCCCAAGAAATAATAATggtaaatataaacaataagaAAGTGATTGTGTGATATTACACTTCCATGGGTTTTCCGTATAATCAATATAATAACACACACATCGTATATTAATCCAATACAAAGCAATGTATAATAAATCAACTTGATTATCAGTAAGTTGTAgctgatgaaaaaaattatatactactttaatattgatattaaaaaaaatcataatatttattaaagagCAAACCCAAATAACtctctttttaaactttatggtaataattaaaagttgaaatgtAATTGGctgtaatataattaatatgaaAGAAAGTAAGtttaaattgataattatgtataaagcACTACAAATGATTTGaaacatatataaataattaagataaCTTTTATGGTGGAATAATACTGAAATTATTGACTGAAATAATAACCAAGGGGCTAGGGAAacatataaactttttccgtTTTCCCATTCTTCATcaacaatatcacgttttcttttcaaaatactCCAGCCGTCATTAAAATAGAATTCACTATTCGGAATTGATATTGAATTAACAACTAAAAATGaacacaaataattaataattgaaaaataagtaaataaatctTACCTGTGCTAACTTTATAAACACAATAAATTGAATAGCATACTGATCCCCCAAAAATTAAAGCACCGGCAAAAGCATCACTAACCATAAAATTTCTCATGTTTATgtattacatttttcatataaagAACATTTCTAGGTTATTCTGTAATTTATTGCACTTGAAGAATCTTGGTATGAtgtgattttaataatttatcatctataaacaattttataattattttgcatttattaaattaaatgaaataggTGGTCAAATTTATGTCACTTGTcagtattaaataatttataattattattgttatcatTTCCTCTTTTacttctttttattataatttaataaataattctattaaaaagcttaaaactaacctaaaaaagttaatttattttttaagttggtaacaaatctaacctcaattttttgaTAGGTGTCATTGTGGCGTGTCGTGTAACACCATCCcatcaaaaatttcatcatATTTGACCATACCATAACACAATTACCGGGTATAAACCCCACTATTAGACGCcatgaaattattttgcaataaaaCAAATCCTCCTATAGGTAATGAttcataatttcattaatttaccGTAAATTTAACATATGCTTTTTTGACAGGCGGATTATTAGCGATTGAATACCTTAAAATAGATTCAAAAGTTAACATCGAAATTATTTGGGGCGATGAAATGTGTCTTGAAGACGACAAAGAAAAGATAACCTGTATAAGTAACAATGACGTTTTGAGAGGTATAAGTCGTAAAAGTGCCATGGAAAAATTGTATGGAATAGATGCTTGGGAAAGGAGTTTAACTGATCATTGGTTAACTTTCGCTGCTGGACCTTTATCTACAAGTAgtgatttcaataaatctattgtttatttaaataagtcaTTGTCACCAAAAACATTCATTGTTggaaaaagatttacaatAGCAGATTGTGCTGTATTTGCAACATTATATGCAAACAAAGAATGGCAACTTTTAAAAGATACAAAGAATTGCCCGGAACATGTTCTAAGATGGTTTAATTTCATTGCATCCCAAGAATGGGTTATTTCATCATTGTTGTCACTTCCGGGTGATGTTCAAGCATCACTTTCAACAAGTAGACAATCTCCTGAAAATAATGCAGGTGGTCGACCACAAGAAGGAAAGTTCGTTGATCTTCCAGGAGCTGAAATGGGGAAAGTTGTGGTTAGATTCCCACCAGAAGCTTCAGGGTTAGATaacaacttaataaaaaatttttaaatatgaaataatttttttaatagatatttacaCATTGGACATGCTAAAGCAGCTTTACTAAATCAATATTATCAGCAAGCTTTCCAAGGTAAATTTATTATGCGTTTTGATGATACCAATCCAGCTAAAGAAGAAgttgaatttgaaaaagtaATCTTAGAAGATGTTGAAATGCTTGAGATTAAACCAGACCTGTTTACTCATACCTCTCAGTATTTCGACATTATGTTGGGGTATTGTGAGAAATTGTTAAAAGATGGGAAAGCATACTGTGATGATACTGAACCGGAACAAATGAAAATGGAAAGAGAACAAAGAGTTGATTCtgttaatagaaataatagtatgttttatttttatgcacAAAAAGGGGgttgacatttttttttaggttatgaaaagaatttatcaatGTGGCAGGAAATGGTTAAAGGGTCAACACAGGGCCAAAAATGTTGTGTTAGAGCTAAAATAGATATGCAATCACCAAATGGTTGCATGAGAGATCCAACAATTTATCGATGCAAAAATGAACCCCATCCAAGAACTGGAGATAAATacaagtaaatttttaaatattctatattaaatctaaagtaatttttttcaaattttaatttttttatttcagagtTTATCCAACATACGATTTTGCATGTCCAATTGTTGATGCAATTGAAGGTGTTACACATACATTAAGAACTATGGAATATCATGATCGGGACGCTCaattttattggtttattGAAGCTTTAGGCTTAAGAAAACCGTACATATGGGAATATAGTCGCCTTTCAATGACAAATACTGTGTTGAGTAAACGAAAATTGGCGTGGTTTgtacaagaaaaaattgtggatGGATGGTAAGACATATTATTATGTCCCTGTCAAAGACACCATGTCTTTTTTGGAAACAATTCGAGatattgttataaatcaaaacataaatccgaaattttgaaatagatgctcataaaaaattattttgtataaaatttaacttaactcatgaaaaatattttaaacatttttcaacttaaaatgTGTATTAAAATGTAGTCTATCCAGAGAAGTCAATGTGATGCCAAAGAAACTATAATTAAACTCTAAATTCCAATATTTGTACTGTATACTGAAAATGtacaaaaaccaaaaaattttaataattcctgAACTATTCAACTTTGTATAAGGTATATTTGGCTTAATCAATTACAAATGAGCTTCATAATAAtgcatttcaataaatacatttaTGTACCCTAGTATATTCCTATAAtccataaatattgtttttatcaaaaaatgttttctacaatataaatttaaaataacatttaaaaacaatcCTCTTAATAAATCGTTTTGATATCTCCACCAAGTGGCCCTGCACATtgctataaaaagaaaatttttgaggttatatcaataattattgttgatatcaaaaaatatttcaaataaaactacTTTGCAATtgaatttgcaacaattttggTGAAGAACATTTTTTCGCATCTTCACTGCATAAACCTGTATAGAGGTATAACTCTCATTATGAACAACgtaaaaactaattaaccaATATTTGATTGTGGTGCATCATTGAATTCGTACtgtataaatttaaagacctattaaaaaaaatttttttagggaTGATCCAAGATTTCCAACTGTTCGTGGTGTTTTACGTCGAGGTATGACCGTTGAAggtttaaaacaatttatcatAGCCCAAGGTTCAAGTCGATCTGTTGTGTTTATGGAATGGGACAAAATCTGGgcgtttaataaaaaagttattgatcCGATTGCGCCTAGATTTACAGCTGTGGATAGTTCTAATAATGTCGTGGTTAacgttaaaaatgttaaatcagAAAAAGTTGCAGTGGCGAAACATCCTAAGAATACTGAAATTGGATTAAAAGATACTTGGTTAGGTCCTCGCATTTTAATTGATACCGTTGATGCGGAATGTTTAAAGGAAGGTGAAAATACAACGTTTATTAATTGGGGcaatttaatgattaaaaagattaataggtaaagaaagtttttttttttcaaatttttatatagaggcttaaatttattataggGATGGTGATAAGATAACATCAGTTGATGCAGAACCAAActtagaaaataaagattataaaaaaactttaaaacttaCATGGTTAGCTGAAACTAGTTCAGCTCCATTTACACCAACATATTGTGTTTATTTTGATCATATTATTAGTAAGGCTTTATTAGGAAAAGATGaagattttaaacaatatgtTGGGCATACAACAAGGGTgagatttttttacttaaaatttatgtttttgacatttttaattttttgtaggttGAGACTGAAATGTTAGGAGACCcagaactaaaaaaattaaagaaaggTGATATAATCCAATTGCAGCGTCGCGGTTTTTTCATTGTTGATGTTCCGTACGAACCAGCTGATTTAATAACATGTAAAGAACAAccaataattctttttaatattcctGATGGTCATACAAAAGAAGCAAATCTTACAGCTCctatcaataaaaaatcgtctgaaaaaattgtacctaaggtaatttttagataaatttctttagttaaattttttattaggtCATTTTGTGAAAGTAACTTTCACATCTTATAATTTCTAGGCGAATATTACTAAAGAAGTATCTGtaatatcaaatgaaagcgtTTTATTGGAAAAAATCGGTGCTCAAGGTGATAAAGTGCGCGAATTAAAAACTACGAAAATTGGAAAAGCGATTATTGATGAAGAAGTGAAGTTATTGCTGAGTTTAAAGGGTGAATATAAAAAGTTAACTGGTAAAGATTGGAAACCTGGAGCTGTAGCCAGTCCACCAATAGATAGTAAGTATctggattaaaaataaattcttttaaataaagaatacTATTTTACCTACTCagttaaattattattcttgtcatttttgataagtgtcaaattgattttaatctttcaaaattaattgtatacatcaaagtaaattttatcaaaatagtTAAAAACCTTATTAATACAGTTCTTTTTAGTGTCAACATCTTCCGTTATAGCAAGTTCAACATCATCAAGTGGCGATGAAACTTCGCTACTTGAACAAATTGTTTCGCAAGGTGAAATAGTTCGCggtttaaaatcgaaaaatgccGATAAAAAAGCTATTGATtgtgaaattaaaactttattagcGTTAAAATCCgattataaaacattaacgGGAAAAGATTGGAAACCACCTCCGGGAGTTTCTTCAAAAACAGGTTAGTTGTAgtgttttccagaaaaataatatttatgagagaatttttagttttacctTTATCGACCCCATCAAATGCTAGCATAGAAATAAATGCTTTAttggtaaaaattaaagagcAAGGCGATAAAATTCGTGATATAAAAGCTAAAAAAGCAGATAAATCTACAATTAACGAGGAAGTAACAAAATTATTGGCATTAAAAGctgattttaaattgttaactgGAAGAGATTGGAAACCTGAAGATTGTTCGGAATCAAGTAAGTAAAGTGACAATCATTCAAGGATTGTcaattataaactaaaaattaaatcgttattttcgttttttttaatttttagttgtaCCAATAAGTACTCCATCATCTAGTTCTGTTACTGAATCgtctttattcataaaaataaaagatcaaGGTGATAAAGTTCGAGatttgaaatcaaaaaaagcTAGTAAAACAGAAATCGATACTGAAGTTAAAACTTTATTGCACCTTAAATCCGAGTATAAAGCCTTAACAGGAAACGATTGGAAACCGGaaaataatccaaaaatatcaaatttgcCTTTAGCTACGCCCTCAAATGCTAGCTTAGAAGAGGATAAActtttggtaaaaataaaagatcaaGGAGATAAAGTTCgagatttaaaatcaaaaaaagtcaGTAAAACCGAAATCGATACTGAGGTTAAAACTTTATTGCACCTTAAATCGGAATATAAAGCCTTAACTGGAAAAGATTGGAAACCGGAAAATGGTTCAAAAACATCATCAAATTTACCTATGGCTACGCCGTCAAACGTTAGCTTAGAAGAAGATAAACTTTtaggaaaaattaaagatcaagGTAATAAAATTCGCGAGTTAAAA
This genomic stretch from Onthophagus taurus isolate NC chromosome 7, IU_Otau_3.0, whole genome shotgun sequence harbors:
- the LOC111424514 gene encoding protein-cysteine N-palmitoyltransferase Rasp produces the protein MRNFMVSDAFAGALIFGGSVCYSIYCVYKVSTVVNSISIPNSEFYFNDGWSILKRKRDIVDEEWENGKSLYVSLAPWLLFQSIISVLFHHKSYLNYLYMFQIICSALYIIINLNLLSFILIILQPITFQLLIITIKFKKRVIWVCSLINIMIFFNINIKVVYNFFHQLQLTDNQVDLLYIALYWINIRCVCYYIDYTENPWKCNITQSLSYCLYLPLLFLGPFIQYKDFKKCREFNNDPLKLRLLLFMKNLIRFIFWWIFTDISLHYIYVNFFPFFPELVKTFDSVTLYGFGYSMGQFFHLKYVVLYGLSTTFAQFDGIPTPNIPKCIGRIHLYSDMWKYFDNGLYQFLLKYIYIPVKNFTSSPYVSNIICFLFIFVWHGFMRMDIFVWVTLNCLGVMIERFFKNIGLQNYFNIFWERHLSCMINAPLLMMSAISNFYFFGGTTIGNIFVYRVIEDKLSSTFILLFTLYSCGLFSIYVKQKEIGNKKLSNKTS
- the LOC111424512 gene encoding bifunctional glutamate/proline--tRNA ligase, with product MKLFCNKTNPPIGGLLAIEYLKIDSKVNIEIIWGDEMCLEDDKEKITCISNNDVLRGISRKSAMEKLYGIDAWERSLTDHWLTFAAGPLSTSSDFNKSIVYLNKSLSPKTFIVGKRFTIADCAVFATLYANKEWQLLKDTKNCPEHVLRWFNFIASQEWVISSLLSLPGDVQASLSTSRQSPENNAGGRPQEGKFVDLPGAEMGKVVVRFPPEASGYLHIGHAKAALLNQYYQQAFQGKFIMRFDDTNPAKEEVEFEKVILEDVEMLEIKPDLFTHTSQYFDIMLGYCEKLLKDGKAYCDDTEPEQMKMEREQRVDSVNRNNSYEKNLSMWQEMVKGSTQGQKCCVRAKIDMQSPNGCMRDPTIYRCKNEPHPRTGDKYKVYPTYDFACPIVDAIEGVTHTLRTMEYHDRDAQFYWFIEALGLRKPYIWEYSRLSMTNTVLSKRKLAWFVQEKIVDGWDDPRFPTVRGVLRRGMTVEGLKQFIIAQGSSRSVVFMEWDKIWAFNKKVIDPIAPRFTAVDSSNNVVVNVKNVKSEKVAVAKHPKNTEIGLKDTWLGPRILIDTVDAECLKEGENTTFINWGNLMIKKINRDGDKITSVDAEPNLENKDYKKTLKLTWLAETSSAPFTPTYCVYFDHIISKALLGKDEDFKQYVGHTTRVETEMLGDPELKKLKKGDIIQLQRRGFFIVDVPYEPADLITCKEQPIILFNIPDGHTKEANLTAPINKKSSEKIVPKANITKEVSVISNESVLLEKIGAQGDKVRELKTTKIGKAIIDEEVKLLLSLKGEYKKLTGKDWKPGAVASPPIDMSTSSVIASSTSSSGDETSLLEQIVSQGEIVRGLKSKNADKKAIDCEIKTLLALKSDYKTLTGKDWKPPPGVSSKTVLPLSTPSNASIEINALLVKIKEQGDKIRDIKAKKADKSTINEEVTKLLALKADFKLLTGRDWKPEDCSESIVPISTPSSSSVTESSLFIKIKDQGDKVRDLKSKKASKTEIDTEVKTLLHLKSEYKALTGNDWKPENNPKISNLPLATPSNASLEEDKLLVKIKDQGDKVRDLKSKKVSKTEIDTEVKTLLHLKSEYKALTGKDWKPENGSKTSSNLPMATPSNVSLEEDKLLGKIKDQGNKIRELKSKKSDKSIIDGEVKTLLGLKEQFKTVSGKDWKPGMEPSKGLDTGTSYSAIEVNLKTNENEDLLSRIATQGDRVRDLKANKAEKSIIDAEVKILLALKEEYKSITGKEWKAVIPQAKGTSTNPPKAVAKCNATTEMKKVTIDDSTGIKKQTRLGLEAKKEENLSDWYSQVITKGEMIEYYDVSGCYIFRPWSFAVWEAIKDWFDAQIKKLGVQNCYFPMFVSQSVLEKEKTHIADFAPEVAWVTRSGSSEMAEPVAIRPTSETVMYPSYAKWIQSFRDLPIKLNQWNNVVRWEFKHPQPFLRTREFLWQEGHTAYAQKSEAEQEVLTILDLYAKIYTDLLAIPVVKGRKTEKEKFAGGDYTYTVEAFVSASGRGIQGATSHHLGQNFSKMFEIVYEDAETQEKQYVYQNSWGITTRTIGVMIMVHADNQGLVLPPRVAAVTVVIVPCGVSVKLTEEDRTTLRKSCFSLEDDLKKAGIKVKGDYRNNYSPGWKFNHWELKGVPIRIELGPKDIQKAEFVAVRRDTGEKIVYKRDNAVKDIKRLLDDIQHNLYAKACKDLTSHTVIVTEWKDFAPNLDNKNIILSPFCGETYCEDRIKADSARTDDADPGAPSMGAKSLCIPVDQPAQLKDNDKCIHPVCGNKPKYYTLFGRSY